One genomic window of Phoenix dactylifera cultivar Barhee BC4 chromosome 6, palm_55x_up_171113_PBpolish2nd_filt_p, whole genome shotgun sequence includes the following:
- the LOC103713384 gene encoding U-box domain-containing protein 21-like, whose protein sequence is MASTWRTRKADQKTNLAKRRSPNIAEVSIPTHFRCPISLELMKDPVTVSTGITYDRQSIETWLDMGNTTCPVTNQDLEVEDLIPNHSIRRMIQDWCVANHSYGIERIPTPKIPVTPAQASEILSGIAAASRRGETTKCRELAVKVKAFAKESERNRRCFMSHGAGRALAASFSAFAAGPLENSKTGVLEDILSALVFMHPLDEETAWHIGSPESLDSIVLILKCGDLAGRLGAVLVVKELVSANGEWVEVMANTKGLIEALVKLIKEPIFPQATKASLVATYYMVNSDVERMASRFVDLGLVPVLLEILVDSEKSMCEKALAVLSGLLSCEEGREKAYEHALTMPVLVKKMFRVSDMATEFVVSALWKLCKNYNEEEAEEGGRRGESLVEALQVGAFQKLLLLLQVGCSGSAKEKATDLLKLLNGYRGRAECIDTMDFKGLKRPF, encoded by the coding sequence ATGGCTTCGACATGGCGGACACGGAAGGCTGACCAAAAGACTAATCTAGctaagaggaggagcccgaACATTGCGGAGGTGTCGATCCCGACCCACTTCCGCTGCCCGATTTCTCTCGAGCTCATGAAGGACCCGGTGACGGTGTCGACGGGGATCACCTACGACCGCCAGAGCATCGAGACATGGCTCGACATGGGGAACACGACGTGCCCCGTTACGAATCAGGACCTCGAGGTCGAGGACCTCATACCAAACCATTCGATACGGAGGATGATACAGGATTGGTGCGTCGCAAACCATTCCTATGGGATTGAAAGGATACCCACACCGAAGATCCCTGTGACCCCAGCCCAAGCCTCGGAGATCCTATCAGGGATCGCTGCGGCCAGCCGGAGAGGGGAGACGACGAAGTGCCGTGAATTGGCGGTGAAAGTCAAAGCCTTTGCCAAGGAGAGCGAGAGGAACCGGAGGTGCTTCATGTCTCATGGTGCGGGTCGCGCCTTGGCTGCCTCATTCAGCGCTTTTGCTGCCGGTCCCTTGGAGAATTCAAAGACTGGAGTTCTGGAAGATATCTTATCAGCATTGGTATTCATGCACCCGCTAGACGAGGAGACTGCTTGGCACATCGGGTCACCGGAGTCTCTTGATTCCATCGTGTTGATCTTGAAATGCGGGGACTTGGCCGGAAGGCTTGGTGCAGTCTTGGTGGTGAAGGAGCTTGTTTCAGCCAACGGAGAGTGGGTGGAGGTCATGGCCAACACTAAGGGGCTGATTGAAGCCTTGGTCAAGCTCATCAAAGAGCCCATCTTTCCCCAGGCCACAAAGGCCTCCCTGGTGGCCACCTACTACATGGTTAACTCCGACGTCGAGAGGATGGCATCGAGGTTCGTGGACTTGGGTCTGGTCCCCGTGCTCCTAGAGATCCTCGTCGACTCCGAGAAGAGCATGTGTGAGAAGGCATTGGCCGTGCTCAGTGGGCTCTTGAGCTGCGAGGAGGGTAGGGAGAAGGCCTACGAGCATGCCCTCACGATGCCGGTGTTGGTTAAGAAGATGTTTCGGGTCTCGGACATGGCGACCGAGTTCGTGGTCTCAGCCCTTTGGAAGCTCTGCAAGAACTACAACGAGGAAGAAGCGGAGGAGGGTGGAAGGAGAGGTGAGTCTCTGGTGGAGGCTCTGCAAGTAGGAGCCTTTCAGAAGCTCTTACTTCTCTTGCAGGTAGGATGCAGTGGCTCAGCCAAGGAGAAGGCCACTGATCTCCTCAAATTATTGAATGGTTATCGGGGGAGGGCTGAGTGCATTGATACCATGGATTTTAAGGGGCTGAAGAGGCCCTTTTGA
- the LOC103713822 gene encoding transmembrane ascorbate ferrireductase 1-like: protein MAYKAVPGTTKMRKFVHMSLHLVALALGGLGLHAVFKFTRDSKDPDMRTLHTWLGMGTICLYAFQWFIAFFSFIFPGTTYKMRANMKPWHAFFGAVIFLMAICSAETGLVERFNLVIVKFGSEALLIDFIGITILLFGIFTILSVILPRPYYN, encoded by the exons ATGGCCTACAAGGCAGTTCCCGGGACCACGAAGATGAGGAAATTTGTTCATATGTCATTGCATTTGGTGGCCCTTGCATTGGGTGGTTTGGGGCTCCATGCGGTTTTTAAGTTCACAAGGGACTCCAAAGATCCAGATATGCGTACTTTGCACACTTGGCTTGGGATGGGCACCATCTGCCTCTACGCTTTTCAG TGGTTCATTGCGTTCTTTTCCTTTATATTCCCTGGGACAACATATAAAATGAGGGCAAACATGAAGCCATGGCATGCGTTCTTTGGTGCAGTAATCTTCCTAATGGCAATCTGCAGTGCTGAGACAGGGTTGGTGGAGAGATTCAACCTCGTTATAGTAAAGTTTGGCAGTGAAGCTCTCTTGATTGACTTCATTGGGATCACCATCCTCCTCTTTGGAATTTTCACCATCCTGAGCGTTATTCTTCCACGGCCATACTACAATTAG
- the LOC103713358 gene encoding receptor protein kinase TMK1-like, with protein MGSSHRSLLLVLVTFLLACDVHRGAAATTDAGDAAAMRALAKGLLADRALGWTGPADPCTWTGVTCTEGRVTAIQVGNRSLAGKLPPEVRNLTSLLRLEVYENQLSGPLPSLAGLSSLQALLLHGNSFSGAPPKDFFSGLSSLQSAYLDDNPFDPWPIPANLKDAAALVNFSANSANVSGELPDFLATAFPSLDHLALAFNLLSGPVPASFATAPLRSLWLNNQLGSSRLSGGIAFVANMTSLEELWLNSNDFSGPLPDFSALQHLQNLQLRDNRLTGLVPASLTSLKSLNRVSLTNNLLQGPVPVFPKTVKTVDLTPQGESFCLPEPGDCDPRVDVLLSIAKSFGYPNRFAESWKGNDPCGGGWPGISCDSGGNITVINFPKMGLNGTISPDFGSITSLQKLLLSNNNLTGTIPSTLTKLPSLKELDVSSNFLWGQVPSFSKSIAVNTSGNPNIGKNDGTAPAPAGASGGPISDSNSTGSADASQSSSSGRSSSVPVGVIAGSVVAVVVGVGVIGLLGFCYYKRKKQAFGRVQSPNTTVIHPRHSGSDPDMVKVTVAGSTLNGGTASDTYSRTSSGPSDVHVVDAGNMVISIQVLRNVTNNFSKENILGEGGFGVVYKGELHDGTKIAVKRMEAGVMGTKGLNEFKSEIAVLSKVRHRNLVSLLGYCLDGSERLLVYEYMPQGTLSRHLFSWKEEGLKPLEWKKRLSLALDVARGVEYLHSLAHQSFIHRDLKPSNILLGDDMKAKVSDFGLVRLADGKGASVETKLAGTFGYLAPEYAVTGRVTTKADVFSFGVILMELITGRKALDESQPEESVHLVTWFRRMQLNKETFRKAIDPTIDLDEETLASITTVAELAGHCCAREPYQRPDMGHAVNVLSSLAELWKPSDPDSEDSYGIDLDMTLPQALKKWQAFEDSSHFDGATSSYIASLDNTQTSIPTRPPGFADSFTSADGR; from the exons ATGGGGTCCTCTCACCGCAGTCTCCTGCTGGTTCTAGTGACCTTCCTGCTCGCCTGTGACGTTCACCGGGGGGCGGCGGCGACGACCGACGCGGGCGACGCCGCGGCAATGCGGGCCTTGGCGAAGGGCCTGTTGGCGGACCGGGCCCTGGGCTGGACCGGCCCGGCCGACCCCTGCACTTGGACCGGGGTCACCTGCACCGAGGGCCGGGTAACCGCCATTCAAGTCGGCAACCGGAGCCTCGCCGGAAAGCTACCGCCGGAGGTACGGAACCTCACCTCCCTCCTCCGGCTGGAGGTATACGAGAACCAGCTTTCCGGCCCCCTACCCTCCCTCGCCGGGCTCTCCTCCCTCCAGGCCCTCCTCCTCCACGGCAACAGCTTCTCCGGCGCCCCCCCGAAAGATTTCTTCTCCGGCCTCTCCTCCCTCCAGTCCGCCTACCTCGACGACAACCCCTTCGACCCCTGGCCTATCCCGGCAAACCTCAAGGATGCTGCTGCCCTCGTCAACTTCTCCGCCAACTCCGCCAACGTCTCCGGCGAGCTCCCGGACTTCCTCGCCACCGCCTTCCCCTCACTCGACCACCTCGCCCTCGCCTTCAATCTTCTTTCCGGCCCCGTCCCCGCCTCCTTCGCCACCGCCCCGCTCCGCTCCCTCTGGCTCAACAACCAGCTCGGAAGCTCCCGCCTCTCCGGCGGTATCGCCTTTGTCGCCAACATGACCTCCCTCGAGGAGCTCTGGCTAAACTCTAACGACTTCTCCGGCCCCCTCCCGGACTTCTCCGCCCTCCAACACCTCCAGAACCTCCAGCTCCGGGACAACCGCCTCACCGGCCTCGTCCCGGCCTCGCTCACCTCTCTCAAATCTTTGAATCGCGTCTCCCTCACCAACAACCTCCTCCAGGGGCCGGTGCCGGTCTTCCCGAAGACGGTGAAAACTGTCGACCTCACCCCGCAAGGTGAGAGCTTTTGTCTTCCGGAACCAGGGGACTGTGATCCCAGGGTCGATGTCTTGCTCTCGATTGCGAAATCTTTTGGCTATCCGAACAGATTCGCCGAGAGCTGGAAGGGGAACGACCCGTGCGGCGGCGGGTGGCCTGGGATCAGCTGCGACAGCGGCGGCAACATTACTGTCATCAACTTTCCGAAGATGGGATTGAACGGGACAATCTCGCCGGACTTCGGCTCGATCACTTCTTTGCAGAAGCTGCTGCTGTCCAACAATAACCTCACCGGCACGATCCCGTCGACGCTTACCAAGTTGCCATCTTTGAAGGAATTGGATGTGTCGAGCAACTTCCTCTGGGGCCAAGTTCCCTCCTTTAGCAAGAGTATTGCGGTGAACACATCTGGGAATCCAAATATCGGGAAGAATGATGGTACTGCTCCAGCTCCAGCTGGGGCATCCGGTGGTCCTATCAGCGATTCCAATTCGACTGGTTCGGCTGATGCGAGCCAGAGCAGCAGCAGCGGTAGGTCTTCTTCTGTTCCGGTAGGAGTCATTGCCGGATCGGTGGTTGCCGTGGTAGTTGGTGTCGGTGTCATTGGACTGCTCGGTTTTTGTtattacaagagaaagaagcaagcttttggaagAGTTCAGAGTCCGAATACCACGGTGATACACCCCCGGCACTCGGGATCGGACCCGGATATGGTGAAAGTCACAGTTGCTGGCTCGACTTTGAACGGCGGGACTGCAAGCGACACATACAGCCGGACAAGCAGCGGCCCGAGTGATGTACATGTAGTTGATGCTGGAAACATGGTGATATCGATTCAAGTCCTGAGGAATGTGACCAACAACTTCAGCAAGGAGAATATCTTGGGCGAGGGTGGGTTTGGGGTGGTTTACAAGGGCGAGCTCCATGATGGCACTAAGATTGCGGTGAAGAGGATGGAAGCCGGGGTGATGGGGACGAAGGGGTTGAATGAATTCAAGTCGGAGATTGCGGTCCTTTCTAAAGTAAGGCACCGTAATTTGGTTTCGCTCCTTGGTTATTGCTTGGATGGAAGTGAGAGACTCTTGGTCTATGAGTACATGCCTCAGGGAACGCTAAGTCGCCATCTTTTTagctggaaggaagaagggctgAAGCCTTTGGAATGGAAGAAGAGGCTGAGCCTTGCATTGGATGTGGCCAGGGGCGTGGAGTATCTGCACAGTTTGGCACATCAAAGCTTCATCCACAGGGATCTGAAACCCTCTAACATTCTGCTCGGTGATGATATGAAGGCTAAGGTTTCAGACTTTGGACTTGTCCGGCTTGCAGATGGGAAAGGTGCCTCCGTTGAGACAAAGCTTGCAGGAACTTTCGGGTATCTTGCACCAGAATACGCAG TGACAGGTCGTGTGACCACAAAAGCTGATGTGTTTAGCTTTGGGGTGATACTTATGGAGCTGATCACTGGTAGAAAGGCACTTGATGAGAGCCAGCCAGAAGAGAGTGTGCACCTTGTAACATGGTTCCGGAGGATGCAGCTCAACAAAGAGACCTTCCGAAAGGCCATAGATCCCACGATAGACCTTGATGAGGAGACCCTTGCGAGCATCACCACCGTTGCAGAGCTCGCTGGCCACTGCTGTGCAAGGGAGCCTTACCAGAGACCAGATATGGGGCATGCTGTCAATGTTCTGTCGTCGCTTGCGGAGCTTTGGAAGCCCTCCGATCCAGACTCAGAGGATAGTTATGGTATCGACCTCGACATGACTTTGCCACAGGCACTCAAGAAATGGCAAGCGTTTGAGGACAGTAGCCATTTCGATGGTGCTACATCATCATACATTGCGAGCTTGGACAACACTCAGACCAGCATACCCACAAGGCCACCAGGCTTTGCTGATTCATTCACCTCAGCTGATGGAAGATAG